The following coding sequences lie in one Pseudomonas sp. SL4(2022) genomic window:
- a CDS encoding DUF6231 family protein has product MPAPLSPLTPQQALAALLARYTPQRLLIIGSRELPAIDAFLTAHPNCQIAHAPAAALPAQLAAQRFDLALVVDCLEHIEKRIALQLLGGVRNLNASRIAVLVDLDACEWQETDFFALALQASERFQRDGQTLNLFTYDLLDYKQVPDWLNAKFWANPENFGKYWW; this is encoded by the coding sequence ATGCCTGCACCCCTGTCACCCCTTACGCCCCAGCAAGCACTTGCGGCCCTGCTGGCCCGCTATACACCGCAACGCCTGTTGATTATTGGCAGCCGCGAACTCCCGGCGATTGACGCCTTTCTCACCGCCCACCCGAACTGCCAGATCGCCCACGCCCCGGCTGCGGCACTGCCGGCGCAACTGGCGGCTCAACGCTTTGACCTGGCCCTGGTGGTCGATTGCCTTGAACATATTGAGAAACGTATTGCTCTGCAGCTGCTGGGCGGGGTTCGCAACCTGAACGCTAGTCGCATCGCCGTACTGGTCGATCTGGACGCCTGCGAGTGGCAGGAAACCGACTTTTTCGCCCTGGCCTTGCAGGCCAGCGAGCGTTTCCAACGGGATGGGCAAACCCTCAACCTGTTTACCTACGACCTGCTCGATTACAAGCAGGTGCCGGACTGGCTGAATGCGAAGTTCTGGGCCAACCCGGAAAACTTCGGCAAGTACTGGTGGTAG
- a CDS encoding CopD family protein, whose translation MTPYAFVYSLHLLAALVWVGGMFFAWMILRPAAVAALEAPARLKLWLEVFPRFFYWVWAAVLVLPVTGVGMLHLRFSGFDTAPRYVHIMMGLYIAMLALFLRIQALQLPELRRVVEAQDWPNGGAVLGRIRRLVGVNLLLGLLVVSIAAARPTF comes from the coding sequence ATGACCCCCTATGCCTTTGTCTACAGCCTGCATCTGCTTGCCGCCCTGGTCTGGGTGGGCGGGATGTTCTTCGCCTGGATGATCCTGCGTCCGGCCGCAGTCGCCGCACTGGAGGCGCCAGCCCGTCTGAAACTCTGGCTGGAGGTGTTTCCGCGGTTCTTCTATTGGGTCTGGGCAGCGGTGCTGGTATTACCGGTCACGGGCGTTGGCATGTTGCATCTGCGCTTTAGCGGCTTCGATACCGCGCCGCGCTATGTACACATCATGATGGGGCTGTATATCGCCATGCTGGCGTTATTCCTGCGCATCCAGGCCTTACAACTGCCGGAGCTGCGCCGCGTCGTGGAAGCGCAAGACTGGCCAAATGGCGGCGCCGTGCTGGGTCGCATTCGGCGACTGGTGGGGGTCAACCTGCTGCTCGGTCTGCTCGTGGTCAGCATCGCTGCTGCCCGCCCGACCTTCTGA
- a CDS encoding LEA type 2 family protein gives MFYQAQTIRTLSLLIFFGFLLGLSGCSSPGDLKSPEVRLVKVDVVKAKLLEQHFTLRFRIDNPNNFSLPVRGMDYVVHLNQVKLAEGESDISFNVPAHGHHSFSIPVRTNLWRHLRQIVKALDQPDQPIPYRLQGAVKTGWMFGQSVHMSRNGEIIPGDYIPE, from the coding sequence ATGTTTTATCAGGCGCAAACGATAAGAACTCTCAGCCTACTGATATTTTTTGGCTTCCTGTTAGGCCTTAGCGGTTGCTCCTCTCCTGGCGATCTCAAGTCGCCCGAAGTACGCCTCGTTAAAGTCGACGTCGTAAAAGCCAAACTGCTGGAGCAGCATTTCACGCTGCGCTTTCGCATCGACAATCCCAATAATTTCAGCCTGCCAGTGCGTGGCATGGACTATGTCGTGCACCTTAACCAGGTGAAGCTGGCAGAAGGAGAATCTGACATCTCCTTCAACGTACCCGCACATGGCCATCATAGTTTCTCTATTCCTGTACGAACCAACCTTTGGCGCCATCTGCGCCAGATTGTCAAAGCCTTGGATCAACCCGACCAGCCCATCCCCTATCGCCTGCAAGGCGCTGTAAAAACCGGCTGGATGTTTGGACAAAGCGTGCACATGTCGCGCAATGGCGAGATAATTCCCGGCGATTACATCCCGGAGTAG
- a CDS encoding DUF1145 domain-containing protein, translated as MKTFLLLGKVLTALFWGVVLANLLQPFVQPFALLLHGAGAFILFVHGLELWLFDKRIAASAKPAQERVQVMLFGIFQLLGLPAEPAVPQPAVEHPQEKLQLEAENA; from the coding sequence ATGAAGACCTTTTTACTGCTGGGAAAAGTGCTTACGGCATTGTTCTGGGGTGTCGTACTGGCAAATCTGCTGCAACCTTTCGTACAACCGTTTGCTTTGCTGCTGCATGGGGCTGGTGCATTTATTCTGTTCGTGCATGGGCTTGAGCTGTGGCTTTTTGATAAGCGCATTGCGGCCAGTGCAAAGCCTGCCCAGGAGCGGGTGCAGGTCATGCTGTTCGGGATTTTCCAGTTGCTGGGGCTGCCAGCCGAGCCGGCTGTGCCGCAGCCCGCCGTGGAGCACCCTCAGGAAAAACTGCAGCTGGAGGCGGAAAATGCGTAA
- a CDS encoding YchJ family protein — translation MSSPPCPCGSEQSLAQCCGPYHTGTPAPSAEALMRSRYSAYALGLIDYLVCSTLPAQQNGLDRQAIHSWSQDSTWLRLELEKAEDVAGDPAHAYVTFTAHWRDSSGEHSHRERSAFVTHAGNWYFIDPTVELKTGRNDACPCASGLKFKKCCSAYF, via the coding sequence ATGAGCAGTCCACCTTGCCCATGCGGCAGTGAGCAGTCACTGGCGCAATGCTGCGGCCCTTATCATACCGGCACGCCCGCACCCAGTGCCGAGGCCTTGATGCGTTCGCGCTACAGCGCCTATGCCTTGGGGCTGATCGACTACCTGGTGTGCAGCACATTACCTGCACAGCAGAATGGCCTTGACCGACAGGCCATCCATAGCTGGAGCCAGGACAGTACCTGGCTGCGACTTGAGCTAGAAAAAGCAGAAGATGTCGCGGGTGATCCCGCGCACGCCTACGTCACCTTCACCGCCCACTGGCGAGACAGCAGCGGCGAGCATAGCCACCGCGAACGCTCGGCCTTTGTTACTCATGCTGGCAACTGGTACTTCATCGACCCGACAGTCGAACTTAAGACCGGCCGCAATGACGCCTGCCCCTGCGCCAGCGGACTGAAATTCAAGAAGTGTTGCTCGGCCTACTTCTAG
- the dinG gene encoding ATP-dependent DNA helicase DinG: MLSTELKTQIQGAYSRFLEAKSLKPRYGQRLMIAEIAKVLGAITTDDEGRRLGEPAVVAVEAGTGTGKTVAYSLAAIPTAKAAGKRLVIATATVALQEQIVHKDLPDLMRNSGLNFSFALAKGRGRYLCLSKLDILLQEGQAQSATAQLFEEEGFKIDVDEQSQKLFTAMIEKLAGNKWDGDRDSWPEELEDARWSQLTTDHSQCTNRHCPNFQQCAFYKAREGMGKVDVIVTNHDMVLADLALGGGAVLPDPRDTLYVFDEGHHLPDKAIGHFAHFTRLRSTADWLEQTAKNLTKLLAQHPLPGDLGRLIEQVPELAREIKTQQQFMFAACEQVAEFKPGEDMEGRERPRHRFVGGLVPPHLIELGAELKKGFSKLTDLFTGVTEQLKEAMDGEATVGIASHQAEEWYPLFGSLLARAQGNWELWLAFTTEDPEESPPMARWLTLAESGALFDIEVNASPILAAETLRRNLWNVAYGALVTSATLTALGTFDRYRMRAGLPKAAVTAVVPSPFHHADAGVLRVPNLNADPRDAVAHTAAIIRELPGLVEGSRGTLVLFSSRKQMQDVFDGLERDWRKRVFIQGNLSKQETLNKHKARVDSGEESVLFGLASFAEGVDLPGAYCEHVVIAKIPFAVPDDPVEAALAEWIEARGGNPFMEIAVPDASLRLVQACGRLLRTEADRGIITLLDRRVVTQRYGKSILNALPPFRREIS; the protein is encoded by the coding sequence ATGCTCAGTACTGAACTCAAGACCCAGATCCAGGGCGCCTATTCGCGTTTTCTCGAAGCCAAGTCGCTCAAGCCGCGCTATGGCCAGCGCCTGATGATTGCCGAAATTGCCAAGGTGCTGGGCGCGATCACCACGGACGATGAAGGCCGCCGCCTTGGCGAACCGGCGGTGGTGGCGGTCGAAGCCGGTACCGGTACGGGCAAGACCGTGGCTTACAGTCTGGCGGCTATTCCCACTGCCAAGGCAGCAGGTAAGCGCCTGGTGATCGCCACGGCCACTGTTGCCCTGCAGGAGCAGATTGTGCACAAGGACCTGCCAGACCTGATGCGCAACAGTGGGCTGAATTTCAGCTTTGCCCTGGCCAAGGGCCGAGGTCGTTATCTGTGCTTGTCCAAGCTGGATATTCTGTTGCAGGAAGGTCAGGCGCAGAGTGCCACCGCGCAGTTGTTCGAGGAAGAAGGCTTCAAGATCGATGTCGATGAGCAGAGTCAGAAGCTGTTCACCGCGATGATCGAAAAACTCGCCGGTAATAAATGGGACGGCGACCGCGACAGCTGGCCGGAAGAGCTGGAAGATGCACGTTGGTCGCAGCTGACCACCGATCACAGCCAATGCACCAACCGGCATTGCCCGAACTTTCAGCAGTGCGCTTTCTACAAAGCACGCGAGGGCATGGGCAAGGTCGATGTGATCGTCACCAACCACGATATGGTGCTGGCTGACCTGGCGTTGGGTGGTGGTGCGGTACTGCCGGACCCGCGCGACACCCTCTATGTGTTCGACGAAGGTCATCATCTGCCGGACAAAGCCATCGGTCATTTCGCCCATTTCACTCGGCTGCGCTCGACGGCTGACTGGCTGGAGCAGACCGCCAAGAACCTTACCAAACTGTTGGCACAGCACCCCCTGCCCGGTGATCTGGGTCGTCTGATCGAGCAGGTGCCGGAACTGGCACGTGAGATCAAAACCCAGCAGCAGTTCATGTTCGCTGCCTGCGAGCAGGTGGCCGAGTTCAAACCGGGTGAAGATATGGAAGGCCGCGAGCGGCCACGCCATCGCTTTGTTGGCGGCCTGGTACCGCCTCACCTGATCGAGCTGGGCGCCGAGTTGAAAAAGGGCTTTTCTAAACTCACCGACCTGTTCACCGGGGTGACCGAGCAGCTTAAAGAAGCCATGGATGGCGAGGCTACGGTCGGTATCGCCAGCCACCAGGCCGAGGAGTGGTACCCGCTGTTCGGCAGTTTGCTGGCGCGTGCTCAGGGTAACTGGGAGCTGTGGCTGGCCTTTACCACCGAAGACCCCGAGGAAAGCCCGCCGATGGCGCGTTGGCTGACGCTGGCGGAAAGCGGCGCGCTGTTCGATATCGAAGTCAACGCCAGCCCGATCCTCGCCGCGGAAACCCTGCGGCGTAACTTGTGGAACGTCGCCTACGGCGCGTTGGTGACCTCCGCGACCTTGACTGCGTTGGGTACCTTTGACCGTTATCGTATGCGCGCCGGGTTACCCAAGGCTGCGGTTACGGCTGTGGTACCAAGCCCGTTCCACCACGCCGATGCCGGTGTGCTGCGGGTGCCCAACCTGAACGCCGATCCACGCGATGCGGTGGCCCATACGGCGGCGATCATTCGCGAACTGCCGGGTCTGGTGGAAGGCTCGCGCGGCACGCTGGTGCTGTTCTCCTCGCGCAAGCAGATGCAGGACGTGTTCGATGGGCTGGAGCGCGACTGGCGCAAGCGCGTTTTTATTCAGGGCAACCTGTCCAAGCAGGAGACCCTGAACAAGCACAAGGCGCGGGTGGACTCCGGCGAAGAAAGTGTGTTGTTCGGCCTGGCCAGCTTTGCCGAGGGGGTCGATCTGCCAGGGGCCTACTGCGAACACGTGGTGATTGCCAAAATCCCCTTTGCCGTACCGGATGATCCGGTCGAGGCCGCGCTGGCCGAATGGATCGAAGCCCGTGGCGGCAATCCGTTCATGGAAATTGCCGTGCCGGATGCCTCCCTGCGCCTGGTGCAGGCCTGCGGGCGCTTGCTGCGTACCGAAGCGGATCGCGGCATCATTACGCTGTTAGACCGGCGAGTGGTGACTCAGCGCTACGGTAAGTCGATTCTCAATGCCTTGCCGCCCTTTCGCCGGGAAATCAGCTGA
- a CDS encoding OmpA family protein, with product MRVRSILGVAPVLLVSSVLSGCVTTSSTGDAPLNQGNWPLCSAIGGLTGAGLGAIESSTWAAGGAVAGAVIGTLVCYAQDGDEDDDGVFDRRDRCPDTPPNTFVHHNGCPLKEYAGAPAEPAADPIEVVDSVRVELDVKFDFNKSDVKQDSQADIKSLADFMKQYPQTTTTVEGHTDAVGSDAYNQALSERRANAVRDVLVNQHGIDSSRVSSVGYGESRPVADNDSESGRAINRRVEAEVEAQP from the coding sequence ATGAGAGTTAGATCCATTCTGGGGGTAGCCCCCGTTCTCTTGGTCAGCAGTGTTCTTTCCGGTTGCGTCACAACTTCCAGTACGGGAGATGCGCCGCTCAACCAAGGGAACTGGCCCCTGTGCAGTGCAATTGGCGGTCTGACCGGTGCAGGTCTGGGCGCAATCGAAAGTTCAACATGGGCAGCAGGTGGAGCCGTGGCCGGAGCGGTCATTGGTACGCTGGTATGTTATGCCCAGGACGGTGATGAAGATGATGATGGTGTGTTTGACCGTCGTGACCGTTGCCCTGATACCCCTCCCAATACGTTTGTGCACCACAACGGCTGCCCTCTCAAGGAGTATGCAGGCGCGCCGGCTGAGCCTGCCGCAGACCCCATAGAGGTTGTCGACTCTGTTCGTGTGGAGCTGGATGTTAAATTCGACTTCAACAAATCCGATGTCAAACAAGACAGTCAGGCCGATATCAAGAGCCTGGCTGACTTCATGAAGCAATACCCGCAAACCACCACGACCGTTGAAGGCCATACCGATGCTGTGGGCAGTGATGCCTATAACCAGGCATTGTCCGAGCGTCGTGCCAATGCTGTGCGCGATGTGCTGGTCAATCAGCACGGTATTGACAGTAGCAGGGTGTCTTCCGTTGGTTATGGTGAGTCGCGGCCGGTTGCTGACAATGACAGTGAGTCCGGGCGAGCTATCAATCGCCGCGTTGAGGCTGAGGTCGAGGCGCAACCTTAA